The following are from one region of the Halarcobacter sp. genome:
- a CDS encoding phosphatidylserine decarboxylase family protein, with protein MSHLKKTRAGSWLPSSVEQIDAWIRDLKKEVQKQNAPLIKPIQDFKQMVESDAILNGLATSMFTEAVIMREKTPLGTPEVKNFDEFLFLLNGIMTQAPQFTECPDKSGDDEPCGLIGFPINALLDWPMATTFGYEFFSNTLVNQQLKKILAYWSKYLVSKGSRKVLVESFPKRTPKVLAWLSDEAKREMVKVACEAVVDKKDCKKQTFEDIFECNPKDKYYGFKSWDDFFTRKFREGVRPIAKGKDIIANACESAPLQVVENVKKDAKFWLKGQPYSLENMMNFDPLASKFEGGTVYQAFLSALSYHKWNSPVSGKVKKAFIVNGTYYLENKYQGFSNKDGGDPSAPNDSQSFLSAVATRAVIFIEADNPKIGLMCFIAIGMAEVSSCEITVKKGQQIKKGDELGMFHFGGSTHCLIFGPDVKLEFDFHNNKKPSINAVNIPVHSKLATVK; from the coding sequence ATGAGTCATTTAAAAAAAACAAGAGCAGGAAGTTGGCTACCTAGTAGTGTAGAGCAGATTGATGCTTGGATTAGGGATTTAAAAAAAGAGGTACAGAAACAAAATGCTCCTTTAATAAAACCTATACAAGATTTTAAACAGATGGTTGAAAGTGATGCTATTTTAAATGGTCTTGCTACTTCTATGTTCACAGAAGCTGTGATAATGAGAGAAAAAACTCCACTAGGAACTCCTGAGGTTAAAAATTTTGATGAGTTTTTATTTCTTTTAAATGGTATTATGACACAGGCTCCTCAGTTTACAGAATGCCCTGATAAAAGTGGTGATGATGAGCCTTGTGGGCTTATAGGTTTTCCTATAAATGCTTTGCTTGATTGGCCTATGGCTACAACTTTTGGCTATGAGTTTTTTTCAAATACTTTGGTAAATCAACAACTTAAAAAGATATTGGCTTATTGGAGTAAATATCTTGTGAGTAAAGGTTCAAGAAAAGTATTAGTCGAAAGTTTCCCTAAGAGAACTCCTAAAGTATTAGCTTGGCTTAGTGACGAAGCAAAAAGAGAGATGGTAAAAGTTGCTTGTGAAGCTGTAGTGGATAAAAAAGATTGTAAGAAACAAACTTTTGAAGATATTTTTGAGTGTAATCCAAAAGATAAGTATTATGGCTTTAAATCTTGGGATGATTTTTTTACAAGAAAATTTAGAGAGGGTGTAAGACCAATAGCAAAAGGTAAAGATATTATTGCTAATGCTTGCGAATCTGCACCTTTACAAGTTGTGGAAAATGTAAAAAAAGATGCAAAATTTTGGCTAAAAGGGCAACCATACTCTTTGGAAAATATGATGAACTTTGACCCATTAGCTAGCAAGTTTGAAGGTGGTACTGTTTATCAAGCCTTTTTAAGTGCTTTAAGTTATCACAAATGGAACTCTCCTGTAAGTGGAAAAGTTAAAAAAGCTTTTATAGTAAATGGAACATATTATTTAGAGAACAAATATCAAGGCTTTTCAAATAAAGATGGTGGAGATCCTAGTGCACCAAATGATTCACAATCTTTCTTAAGTGCAGTTGCCACAAGAGCAGTTATTTTTATAGAAGCAGATAATCCAAAAATAGGTTTAATGTGTTTTATTGCTATTGGTATGGCTGAGGTTTCATCTTGTGAGATAACTGTAAAAAAAGGACAACAAATCAAAAAAGGTGATGAGTTAGGGATGTTCCATTTTGGTGGCTCTACTCATTGTTTGATTTTTGGACCAGATGTAAAATTAGAATTTGATTTTCATAATAATAAAAAGCCAAGTATAAATGCAGTAAATATACCAGTACATTCAAAATTAGCAACTGTGAAATGA
- the cas1b gene encoding type I-B CRISPR-associated endonuclease Cas1b: MAKNHTRYIFSMGELKRKDNSIAFRNEKGNFYIPIQDTRELYCMNEVSFNTKFLDFISRAGITLHLFNYHGNYSGSFYPKEQLVSGDLTIKQSLSYIEKRLVIAKAIVSAIAANIYEVLYHYFRHGKKELKQTLDWLKNDVEKFLNKDLTIEQILFIEGQIWSRFYDSFKYFLPEDFVMNKRVKRPPDNPINALVSFGNTLLYTKTISSIYETHLNQTISFLHSPREGRFSLSLDISEAFKPIIVFKTIFDLVGKKRIQVTKHFDKSLNYALLNEEGKKIFIDAFETRINETFMHKKLKRKTSFKNCIKLDGYKLIKYIVEDKEFKPFLLKEKV; the protein is encoded by the coding sequence ATGGCAAAAAATCATACTAGATATATATTTTCGATGGGTGAGTTAAAAAGAAAAGACAACTCCATAGCTTTTAGAAATGAAAAAGGAAATTTCTATATTCCCATACAAGACACTAGAGAGTTGTATTGTATGAATGAAGTTAGTTTTAATACTAAGTTTTTAGATTTTATCTCACGTGCTGGTATCACTCTTCATCTTTTTAATTATCATGGAAACTATAGCGGAAGTTTTTACCCTAAAGAACAACTTGTAAGTGGGGATTTGACTATTAAACAATCTTTGTCTTATATAGAAAAAAGATTGGTCATAGCAAAAGCGATAGTTTCAGCAATTGCAGCAAATATTTATGAGGTGTTGTATCACTATTTTAGGCATGGGAAAAAAGAGTTAAAACAAACACTTGATTGGTTGAAAAATGATGTGGAAAAGTTTTTAAATAAAGATTTGACTATAGAACAGATACTTTTTATAGAAGGACAGATTTGGAGTAGATTTTACGATAGTTTCAAATATTTTTTACCAGAAGATTTTGTGATGAATAAAAGAGTAAAAAGACCACCAGACAATCCTATAAATGCGCTTGTAAGTTTTGGGAATACTTTGCTTTATACAAAAACGATTTCAAGTATTTATGAAACACATCTAAATCAAACTATTAGTTTCTTACACTCTCCAAGAGAAGGTAGGTTTAGTCTAAGTCTTGATATTAGTGAAGCATTTAAACCTATTATTGTGTTTAAGACTATTTTTGATTTGGTTGGAAAAAAAAGGATTCAAGTTACAAAACATTTTGACAAAAGTTTAAACTATGCCCTTCTTAATGAAGAGGGTAAAAAGATATTTATAGATGCCTTTGAAACAAGAATAAATGAAACTTTTATGCATAAAAAACTAAAAAGAAAAACAAGTTTTAAAAACTGCATCAAACTAGATGGGTATAAACTTATAAAATATATAGTAGAAGATAAAGAATTTAAACCTTTTTTACTAAAAGAGAAGGTGTAA
- the cas6 gene encoding CRISPR-associated endoribonuclease Cas6 yields MKYFELKCKAYIKQNIELNDSFDILSSYINFSFLEDEKLKKSHGEKGFKNYCFGNFYPIEKDKVYKVGNTYEFIIRSLDEEFIYKLQRILRENINNSYLQVLQATKKVVKQFFISELYTVTPTITTVKDENGKSIFWTVDKDGDILKLQKQLQDNLLKKYENFYNEKLEPTQNFIQLLEIKNQKPQSIFFNKKINDEKYIKVRLFGNKFKIVPNEDEVSQKLAFVALGCGLGEKQSYGGGFVLGKGIK; encoded by the coding sequence TTGAAATATTTTGAACTTAAATGCAAGGCATATATAAAACAAAACATAGAACTAAATGATAGCTTTGATATCTTATCTAGCTATATAAATTTTAGCTTTTTAGAAGATGAAAAGTTAAAAAAATCACATGGAGAAAAAGGCTTCAAAAACTACTGCTTTGGGAACTTTTACCCAATAGAAAAAGACAAAGTATATAAAGTGGGAAATACTTATGAGTTTATAATACGCTCACTAGATGAAGAGTTTATATATAAACTACAAAGAATTTTGAGAGAAAATATAAACAACAGTTATCTTCAAGTATTACAAGCAACAAAAAAAGTAGTAAAGCAGTTTTTTATCAGTGAACTATACACAGTAACACCAACAATAACAACAGTAAAAGACGAAAATGGTAAATCAATATTTTGGACTGTAGATAAAGATGGAGATATATTAAAACTTCAAAAGCAACTTCAAGATAACCTTCTAAAAAAATATGAAAACTTTTATAATGAAAAACTAGAACCAACACAAAACTTCATCCAACTACTAGAAATCAAAAATCAAAAACCTCAATCAATATTTTTTAATAAAAAAATAAATGATGAAAAGTATATAAAAGTAAGACTCTTTGGAAATAAATTTAAAATAGTACCTAATGAAGATGAAGTGAGTCAGAAGTTGGCGTTTGTTGCTTTGGGTTGTGGACTTGGGGAGAAACAATCGTATGGTGGAGGGTTTGTACTTGGGAAAGGGATAAAATGA
- the nfo gene encoding deoxyribonuclease IV, with product MKYVGAHVSATGGVFNAPLNAKELGAKAFALFTKNQKRWDAKPFDNKTLDLWFKNLEESGIQPKHILPHDSYLINLGHPEEEKLIKSRNAFIDEMQRCEILGLDRLNFHPGSHLQKFSKRAADYDDLIYSAELQCLEVIAESINIALDKTSGVTAVIENTAGQGTNLGYKFEHLAYIIDKVEDKSRVGVCIDTCHMFTAGYDIRTREAYDKTWGDFDKIVGREFLKGMHINDSKPPLGSRVDRHHSLGEGEIGWDAFKFIMNDSRMDDIPMVLETIDETIWPDEIKAMYELVGK from the coding sequence ATGAAATATGTAGGAGCACATGTAAGTGCAACAGGGGGAGTTTTTAATGCTCCATTAAACGCAAAAGAGTTAGGAGCAAAAGCTTTTGCTCTTTTTACAAAAAATCAAAAAAGATGGGATGCAAAACCATTTGATAACAAAACTTTAGACCTTTGGTTTAAAAATTTAGAAGAGAGTGGTATTCAACCAAAACATATTTTACCTCACGATTCTTATCTTATTAACTTAGGACACCCAGAAGAGGAAAAACTTATAAAAAGTAGAAATGCTTTTATAGATGAGATGCAAAGATGTGAAATACTTGGACTTGATAGACTTAACTTTCATCCAGGAAGCCACCTACAAAAATTTTCTAAAAGAGCAGCTGATTATGATGATTTGATTTATAGTGCAGAGTTGCAATGTCTTGAAGTAATAGCAGAATCTATAAATATAGCTTTAGATAAAACAAGTGGTGTTACAGCAGTTATCGAAAATACAGCAGGTCAAGGAACAAACCTAGGATATAAATTTGAACACCTAGCTTATATAATAGATAAAGTTGAAGATAAATCTAGAGTTGGAGTATGTATTGATACCTGTCATATGTTTACAGCTGGATATGACATAAGAACACGTGAAGCATACGATAAAACTTGGGGAGACTTTGATAAAATAGTTGGACGAGAGTTTTTAAAAGGGATGCATATAAATGACTCTAAACCACCTTTAGGAAGTAGAGTAGATAGACACCATTCTTTAGGTGAAGGTGAGATTGGTTGGGATGCCTTTAAATTTATCATGAATGACAGCAGAATGGATGATATTCCAATGGTTTTAGAAACTATTGATGAGACTATTTGGCCTGATGAAATTAAGGCTATGTATGAGTTGGTAGGGAAGTGA
- the cas4 gene encoding CRISPR-associated protein Cas4, translating to MKINGTLINYYFHCQRQCYLHANRINLEDNSEDVRIGKILHEINEEKSKKGEVSIDNIKIDKLTRDYLVEIKKSDSDLEAVKWQVLLYLYKLKQKGVERKGKIEFIEKNRQDKKVHYIELDEVNEKELLDILEKIETLINQDTPPQAKFENKCKKCAYYEYCFI from the coding sequence ATGAAAATAAACGGCACACTTATAAACTACTATTTCCATTGTCAAAGGCAGTGTTATCTTCACGCCAACCGTATAAACTTAGAAGACAATAGTGAAGATGTACGTATTGGTAAAATCTTACATGAGATAAATGAGGAAAAATCAAAAAAGGGTGAAGTTAGTATTGACAATATCAAGATTGATAAACTCACTCGTGATTATTTAGTTGAGATAAAAAAGAGTGATAGTGACCTAGAAGCTGTAAAATGGCAAGTTTTACTCTATCTATACAAACTAAAACAAAAAGGTGTGGAGAGAAAAGGGAAGATTGAGTTTATTGAAAAAAATAGACAAGACAAAAAAGTACATTATATAGAACTTGATGAGGTAAATGAAAAAGAGCTTTTGGATATATTAGAAAAGATTGAAACTCTTATCAATCAAGATACTCCACCACAAGCTAAGTTTGAAAACAAGTGTAAAAAGTGTGCTTATTATGAGTATTGTTTTATATAG
- a CDS encoding type I CRISPR-associated protein Cas7 produces MSSTEFKNRVYGCVVVKAINANYNADFNGLPRRLKSDGSFYATDKSFKWLVRNYIKKNQENEKILFTKQLNENFEAIDLDKAFDKLEQKENVLFTLLECIDVRLFGATFTAKGKNLSLHGVVQVNHATDLFGKGKVYTDEILAPFTAIGSMSKATEVHYIHNFSINPKNLSNWKSVIKKKEAKKEKTLLDNNQEDSLNLLSSNDIIVLKNAFNNAATFYDSHSKSGVENELSIYVTLNENSILTLPSFTQFIKFKKGENGEKNSFDLSELISYLNKYNNEIASIEIYVIEELIDLIYDSQNLNIQIFDLSQTV; encoded by the coding sequence ATGAGTAGTACAGAATTTAAAAATAGAGTTTATGGGTGTGTAGTTGTTAAGGCAATCAACGCAAATTATAATGCTGATTTTAACGGTCTTCCAAGACGTTTGAAAAGTGATGGAAGTTTTTATGCGACGGATAAATCGTTTAAGTGGTTGGTCAGAAATTATATTAAAAAGAATCAAGAGAATGAAAAAATATTGTTTACAAAACAGTTGAATGAAAACTTTGAGGCAATTGATTTGGATAAAGCATTTGATAAATTAGAGCAAAAAGAAAATGTTTTATTTACTCTTTTGGAGTGTATAGATGTTCGATTGTTTGGTGCTACATTTACAGCAAAAGGTAAAAATTTATCATTACATGGAGTTGTACAAGTAAATCATGCAACCGATCTATTTGGGAAAGGAAAAGTTTATACAGATGAAATTTTAGCACCTTTTACAGCTATAGGAAGTATGAGTAAAGCTACAGAGGTTCACTACATACATAACTTTTCAATAAATCCCAAAAATTTATCTAATTGGAAAAGTGTTATCAAAAAAAAAGAAGCTAAAAAAGAAAAAACTTTACTTGATAATAATCAAGAAGATTCATTAAACTTATTATCTTCAAATGATATCATTGTTTTAAAAAATGCTTTTAATAATGCAGCAACATTTTATGATTCGCATTCAAAGAGTGGAGTTGAAAATGAACTATCAATATACGTGACTCTTAATGAAAATTCAATTTTAACACTTCCTAGTTTTACTCAATTCATTAAGTTTAAAAAAGGTGAAAATGGAGAAAAAAATAGTTTTGATTTAAGTGAATTAATAAGCTATTTAAACAAATACAATAATGAAATAGCATCTATTGAAATTTATGTAATAGAAGAGCTTATAGACTTAATTTATGATAGCCAAAATCTAAATATACAGATATTCGATTTATCTCAAACAGTTTAA
- a CDS encoding HNH endonuclease has product MKTYEKYLEALKTFEDYVTVSEWAEKVALLYPSLLEKANKEADGQKNDTTGLREIAARIGSRVSTGGFEGFIKINEMERPRKVKYISKEELDENTTQEIEEDLEPLNRKEIEKTAEDKMVLKELYRLDEFRNIQKAFKTFFNLDFELDHAKALLNENDAGEHHPDNFQLILKYHNGKKSNKNWERFSLDEQLNYIRKCFELHSLVANRIGVSVDENILNSLMERLKEVY; this is encoded by the coding sequence ATGAAAACCTATGAAAAATATTTAGAAGCTTTAAAAACTTTTGAGGATTATGTGACTGTTTCAGAGTGGGCAGAAAAGGTTGCTTTGTTATATCCTAGTCTTTTAGAAAAAGCCAATAAAGAAGCTGATGGACAAAAAAATGATACAACTGGTTTAAGAGAGATTGCTGCAAGGATTGGGTCTAGGGTTTCTACTGGTGGATTTGAGGGTTTTATTAAAATCAATGAGATGGAAAGACCAAGAAAGGTTAAGTATATTTCAAAAGAGGAATTAGATGAAAATACTACCCAAGAGATTGAAGAGGATTTAGAACCTTTAAACAGAAAAGAGATTGAAAAAACAGCAGAAGATAAAATGGTACTAAAAGAGCTTTATCGATTGGATGAGTTTAGAAATATTCAAAAAGCATTTAAAACTTTTTTTAATCTAGATTTTGAACTTGATCATGCAAAAGCTTTATTAAATGAAAACGATGCGGGAGAACATCATCCTGATAACTTTCAATTAATACTGAAATATCATAATGGAAAAAAATCAAATAAAAACTGGGAAAGATTTAGTTTAGATGAGCAACTAAACTATATAAGAAAATGTTTTGAATTACACTCTTTAGTTGCAAATAGAATAGGTGTATCTGTAGATGAAAATATTCTAAACTCTTTAATGGAAAGGTTGAAAGAGGTTTATTAA
- the cas2 gene encoding CRISPR-associated endonuclease Cas2 has product MAKKKQTFNYNYIFLFYDIADEFSDAGKYRVAKVFKICKQYLKHHQKSIFRGNITPSDQLMLENKLKNVIDKNLDFISIIKVQNSGSFAELTIGNDKKEVESIFI; this is encoded by the coding sequence ATGGCAAAGAAAAAACAAACCTTTAATTACAACTATATATTTTTGTTTTATGATATAGCAGACGAGTTTAGTGATGCAGGTAAATATAGGGTTGCAAAAGTCTTTAAAATCTGCAAACAATATCTTAAACATCATCAAAAATCAATATTCAGAGGAAATATAACTCCATCAGATCAACTAATGCTAGAAAATAAACTAAAAAATGTAATAGATAAAAATTTGGATTTTATCTCTATAATAAAGGTTCAAAACTCAGGAAGTTTTGCAGAACTTACTATAGGAAATGATAAAAAAGAAGTAGAATCTATATTTATATAA
- the cas5b gene encoding type I-B CRISPR-associated protein Cas5b, which yields MKKLISFTIKSDFGMFKKPDINDKIFITYNIIPKTYILGMLGAIMGYEGYAQNKDQTKMPEFYEKLKNLRIAVVPSDKNGGIYKKEFILFNNTTNGETKNITEQTLVNPAYDIYIEIDENHELIKRLKSNQSEYLPYMGKNEFSLWWDNFHEHQKFEKIEQKEQFRVLTIIPKNENFVLKNSGYQERTTNYFYLFERLPIDWNSNPRQYKYQEFVYTNAVFKSIEYLKSIEHLGILYESDNGVICLF from the coding sequence ATGAAAAAACTAATTAGTTTTACCATTAAATCTGATTTTGGGATGTTTAAAAAGCCTGATATAAATGATAAGATTTTTATCACGTATAATATCATTCCCAAAACATATATTTTAGGTATGTTGGGTGCAATTATGGGATATGAAGGGTATGCACAAAACAAAGATCAGACTAAAATGCCTGAGTTTTATGAAAAGCTTAAAAATCTAAGAATTGCTGTTGTTCCAAGTGATAAAAATGGTGGGATTTATAAAAAAGAGTTTATTCTCTTTAACAATACAACCAATGGAGAAACAAAAAACATTACAGAGCAAACTTTAGTCAATCCAGCCTATGATATATATATTGAAATTGATGAAAATCATGAACTGATAAAAAGGTTAAAATCCAATCAATCAGAATATCTTCCCTATATGGGTAAAAATGAGTTTTCATTGTGGTGGGATAATTTTCATGAACATCAAAAATTTGAAAAAATTGAGCAAAAAGAGCAGTTTAGAGTCTTGACAATTATTCCAAAAAATGAGAACTTTGTGCTTAAAAATAGTGGTTATCAAGAGCGTACTACAAATTATTTTTATCTTTTTGAAAGATTGCCAATTGATTGGAATTCAAATCCAAGGCAATATAAGTACCAAGAGTTTGTATATACAAATGCAGTATTTAAATCAATTGAATATTTAAAATCTATTGAACATTTAGGTATTCTTTATGAATCTGACAATGGGGTAATATGTCTTTTCTAA
- the cas3 gene encoding CRISPR-associated helicase Cas3', with protein sequence MSFLKFSELDIKLNIEEKYKAHLSKNSHKKETLKKHIDLVYDYFIELTKQNDLEIYLDVLFEKSAILLNDIEQTKEFSDFIKYLFSKAIYWHDMGKINPNFQKDIMLNNLNIKSTLSDSHHSPLGAYLFINHSLDEMDSKNWKGDEAEIIETIIYIFGFLVSKHHGKVYQYEDLIFQKEFLEFLNHFDLHVEHTKKNQDKNRNFSSIFDYIETNEEILFLLSKSLFSLLIISDYYATAQFMNFGNNAELKYTDFGLIDEKFRERIYMQFYANQFDKELVNKTNKDFQKFSDLENKSNDNLNHLRNKLFIEVRENLKTTLKENPNQNLFYIEAPTGAGKTNLSLMSVVEILQKDPSINKVFYVFPFTTLITQTYESIKKTLTLNNSQIVQLHSKAKYNQKKEESEDGVYGDDKKNFLDNQFMNYPITLLSHVKFFDILTGISKDDNYIFHRLANSVVIIDEIQTYSPNLWSQIVYLLDIFAKNFNMKFIVMSATLPKIGDIIDSDFAFLVSNKQQYFQNPNFAQRVTIDTNVIQIQKPEEIYQKLEEESVSYQNLGTTKSKKVKTIIEFITKKGADEFYKYTKKHNKIFDEIFILSGTILEPRRKEIIEFIKNTHDKNILLVTTQVVEAGVDIDMDIGFKEKSLLDSDEQLAGRINRNSSKQGNKLFLFKIGQGNENFVYRDDKRKNVSATYEEDSKVKNVLDTKDFDKFYNHVLKNIIEKNKKEFIKGLSDYKADMKNLRFDNAHIKIIDMQSISVFVPINNEAISVWNQYEEAIQNKERDLIDKKISLKELASKISQYTFSLADYHNSGIEYLKPYGEEKCGYLYLEQWNDISDNKQLYSYEDGLETSVLKGEFVSMII encoded by the coding sequence ATGTCTTTTCTAAAATTTAGTGAGTTAGATATTAAGTTAAATATAGAAGAGAAGTACAAAGCCCATTTATCAAAAAATTCTCACAAGAAAGAGACTTTAAAAAAACATATTGATTTAGTATATGACTATTTCATTGAGCTGACAAAACAAAATGATTTAGAAATTTATTTAGATGTTCTTTTTGAAAAAAGTGCTATTTTGTTAAATGATATAGAGCAAACAAAAGAGTTCTCTGATTTTATAAAATATCTTTTTTCAAAAGCTATCTATTGGCATGATATGGGAAAAATTAATCCAAATTTTCAAAAAGATATTATGCTAAATAATTTAAATATCAAATCTACATTATCAGATAGTCATCATTCTCCACTTGGTGCGTATCTCTTTATAAATCATTCTTTAGATGAAATGGATTCAAAGAACTGGAAAGGAGATGAGGCAGAAATTATTGAAACAATAATTTATATATTTGGATTTTTAGTCTCAAAACATCATGGAAAAGTTTATCAATATGAAGATCTGATTTTTCAAAAAGAGTTTTTAGAATTTTTAAATCATTTTGATTTACACGTTGAACATACAAAAAAAAATCAAGACAAAAATAGAAATTTTTCTTCTATTTTTGATTATATTGAAACAAATGAGGAAATACTGTTTCTTCTCTCCAAATCCCTTTTTTCTCTTCTTATTATTTCTGATTACTACGCTACTGCTCAATTTATGAACTTTGGGAATAATGCAGAGTTAAAATATACTGATTTTGGCTTGATAGATGAGAAGTTTAGAGAGCGTATTTATATGCAATTTTATGCAAATCAATTTGATAAAGAATTGGTTAATAAAACAAACAAAGATTTTCAAAAATTTAGTGATTTAGAAAATAAATCAAACGACAATTTAAATCACTTACGAAACAAGCTTTTTATAGAAGTAAGAGAAAACTTAAAAACTACTCTAAAAGAAAATCCTAATCAAAATTTATTTTATATTGAAGCTCCAACAGGTGCTGGAAAAACAAATTTATCACTTATGAGCGTGGTTGAAATACTACAAAAAGACCCTTCAATCAATAAAGTATTTTATGTATTTCCATTTACAACACTAATAACTCAAACATATGAATCTATAAAAAAGACACTAACTCTTAACAATTCACAAATAGTGCAACTCCACTCAAAAGCAAAATATAATCAAAAAAAAGAAGAGAGTGAAGATGGAGTGTATGGAGATGATAAAAAGAATTTTTTAGATAATCAGTTTATGAACTACCCTATAACACTTTTGAGTCATGTTAAATTTTTTGATATTTTGACGGGCATTAGCAAAGATGACAATTATATTTTTCATAGACTTGCAAACTCTGTAGTGATTATTGATGAGATACAGACATATAGCCCAAATTTATGGTCTCAAATTGTTTATTTGTTGGATATATTTGCAAAAAACTTTAATATGAAATTTATTGTTATGAGTGCAACATTACCAAAGATAGGAGATATTATTGATAGTGACTTTGCTTTTTTGGTATCCAATAAACAGCAATACTTTCAAAATCCAAATTTTGCACAAAGGGTTACAATAGATACAAATGTTATACAGATACAAAAACCTGAAGAGATTTATCAAAAATTAGAGGAAGAAAGTGTTTCGTATCAAAATTTAGGAACTACCAAATCAAAAAAAGTCAAAACTATCATAGAGTTTATAACCAAAAAAGGGGCTGATGAGTTTTATAAATATACTAAAAAGCATAATAAAATCTTTGATGAGATATTTATACTAAGCGGAACCATTTTAGAACCTCGTAGAAAAGAGATAATAGAATTTATAAAAAATACTCATGATAAAAATATTTTGCTTGTTACTACCCAAGTGGTTGAAGCTGGTGTGGATATAGATATGGATATAGGTTTTAAAGAAAAATCTCTTTTAGATAGTGATGAGCAATTAGCTGGGCGTATCAATCGAAACAGTTCCAAACAAGGCAACAAACTTTTCTTATTTAAGATTGGTCAAGGTAATGAAAACTTTGTATATAGAGATGATAAGCGAAAAAATGTTTCTGCAACGTATGAAGAGGACAGTAAAGTCAAGAATGTATTAGATACAAAAGATTTTGACAAGTTTTATAATCATGTTTTAAAAAATATTATTGAAAAAAATAAAAAAGAATTTATAAAAGGGCTGAGTGATTATAAGGCGGATATGAAAAATCTCCGTTTTGATAATGCTCATATTAAAATTATTGATATGCAATCTATTTCTGTATTTGTACCTATTAATAATGAAGCAATTAGTGTTTGGAATCAGTATGAAGAAGCAATACAAAATAAAGAACGAGATCTAATTGATAAAAAAATATCACTTAAAGAACTTGCCTCAAAAATTTCTCAATATACTTTTTCATTAGCTGATTATCACAATAGTGGTATCGAGTATTTAAAACCATATGGAGAAGAAAAGTGTGGATATTTATATCTTGAACAATGGAATGATATAAGTGATAACAAACAACTTTATTCCTATGAGGATGGTTTGGAAACAAGTGTCTTAAAAGGTGAATTCGTCTCTATGATAATTTAA